The following DNA comes from Ictalurus punctatus breed USDA103 chromosome 19, Coco_2.0, whole genome shotgun sequence.
CCCGTTTTTCTACAAACAGTTTACAAATTTGGTTTCACTTGAGATTACTGtctgtactacacacacacacacggcatagTTTGTCTTGTTAATGCTAATAATGTTCTCTTGATCCGCACTCAGGAGTGGAACATCAGCCGGCTGTCTTATGAGTATGACTCTGAGCCGTTTGGAAAGGAGCGAGATGCAGCCATTAAGAAGCTGGCCAGTGAGGCCGGAGTGGAGGTGACGGTACGGATCTCGCACACGCTCTACGATCTGGACAAGTATGTACCCCGCCAAACATCTCTCACTACCACAACGATCACATTGTTCTATTGGAAAGTGATTAAAGAACTATATccgttccttttttttttacagtattgtTCCTGCATTCCATCTTCTATTCGCTCACTTTCTCTTTTCACtcttctctcttgctctgtcagGATCATAGAGCTCAACGGTGGCCAGTCTCCACTCACCTACAAGCGCTTCCAGACCCTCATCAGCAGGATGGACGCGGTGGAGACCCCTGCCGAGGCCATCACAGCAGAAGTCATGGGCTCCTGCACCACTCCTCTGTCTGATGATCATGACGAGAAGTTTGGTGTTCCTTCCCTGGAGGAGCTTGGTGTGTTTCTTGTATTATTATTCACTTGCCGTTTACAGCTGTTTGTCTTGCACACAAGAGCTTGAGAAACATCTTGACTCGATTCAGCATTTACAGTGCGTTTCCGATGCCAGAAttctttgaataaataaataaagcaagaaaGCACTGGTGAGCTTAGCAAAagcaatatatttttattaagggtgtgtgtgtgtgtgtgtgtgtgtgtgtgtgtgtgcatatgtgtgtatatatatgtgtgtgtgtgtgtatatatgtatataaatataaatatatatatatatatatatatatatatatatatatatatatatatatatatatatatatatatatatataagtaaaacCTTGAAGTATGAGCAAAAGATCATAATCAGGTCTTACTGGTTATgcataaatatttcatatagaACTGTCAATCAATCCAAATGAGTAAAACTACAAATGTGGTATTGCAGTGCATTgaaattctttcattcattcattcctcttcATTAACTACTTTATCCTGTTTAGGGTCACAGTGGACCTGAAGATAAACatctgctattttttttttccaagaatCCTCTTCATGCAAAAAAAGTTTTAAGCTATTTTCTGAGATCCTCTGCTGTATCATGATGCATAAGTGTAAATGCTCAGAGGTTTGATTGGTGTGTTCAGGTTTCGACACAGAGGGGCTGTCCTCAGCTGTCTGGCCCGGGGGCGAGACTGAGGCCCTTACACGGCTCGAGAGGCACCTGGAGAGAAAGGTCAGAAATGCTTTACTGATTAAaccatgttatttatttatttatttatttacttacttacttacttacttacttacttacttacttactttaccagtcacatacatgtgtgtgtatatattttttcctctgCTTAATTTTACTAATAGTCACTAATCCAAATCTATGCTTCCAGGCATGGGTGGCCAACTTTGAGCGTCCCAGAATGAACGCCAACTCACTGTTGGCTAGTCCTACTGGCCTCAGTCCTTATTTAAGGTTTGGCTGCCTCTCGTGTCGACTTTTCTACTTCAAACTCACCGACTTGTACAGGAAGGTAAAAACTTGTATATCCATTATACGTCGATTAAAACTGAGACTAATGAGTTCTGAACTTGGCGCCTCACTCTCAGTTCACTTCTGGAGTCACACTAATCCATGCGTTGTTTCTCTcctatctgtgtctctcaggTGAAGAAGAACAGCTCACCACCTCTCTCACTCTACGGCCAGCTGCTGTGGCGAGAGTTCTTCTACACGGCCGCCACCAACAACCCTCGCTTCGATAAAATGGAGGGCAACCCCATATGTGTTCAGATCCCATGGGACCGCAACCCAGAGGCACTGGCCAAGTGGGCCGAGGGCAGGACAGGCTTCCCCTGGATCGACGCCATCATGACACAGCTGAGGCAGGAGGGGTGGATCCACCACCTGGCGCGCCACGCCGTGGCCTGCTTCCTAACACGTGGAGACTTGTGGGTCAGCTGGGAGGAGGGCATGAAGGTACCATGCCCTTAACAAACTAATCGTTTGTTTACTGATTGTCCATGGACGCCTCACCGAGACATAATTTGGATTATAAGtcatgaatgaaaacaaaattgctcactgtattttgtttgttgtgaTTTCATAAGCATTCACCTCCGTTGAAACCTTTAAATTAGCCATGGTTACAGCGTCAAATTTTGAGATTTTAATAAAGTACTACATATCAATAGTACATTTCTTTTCCACTATCTGAGGTTATGGCTCTGAGTTTCTTGCTATATTTTGGGATTATCGAAGTACATCATTGACATTTACACACGTTAATCACACCATTAACGTCGTATATTGCATCCATTATTTTCAACATCCTTGCTTTACGGAAAAATTTAAAATACAAGAAAATTAAAGACCAAGAACATGTGAGCTCATGTGGTGTAGTTGCATGCTTTACACAGTAGGTGTCTGTGCAACCTCATGTCATTGCTGCAAtacaacacacaacactgttatGGTACCAGGTGTTTGAGGAGCTGTTGCTGGATGCAGACTGGAGTGTGAACGCAGGCAGCTGGATGTGgctctcctgcagctccttCTTCCAGCAGTTCTTCCACTGTTACTGTCCAGTGGGCTTCGGCCGCCGCACCGACCCCAATGGGGACTACATACGGTGGGTTGGATTACTTGTAATCTTGTAGTGTCTGCAAAGAGAGATTTTGAATCATTTGTTTCTTAACGTGGGGCTTATGGTACCAATCTGCTTCTTAATGTATTCATGTAGACGGTATTTACCTGTGCTGAGAGGATTTCCTGCCAAATACATCTATGACCCGTGGAACGCGCCAGAACACGTGCAGAAGTCGGCCAAGTGTGTGATTGGTGTGCACTACCCGAAGCCCATGGTGCACCATGCAGAGGCCAGCCGTCTCAACATAGAGCGCATGAAGCAGATCTACCAGCAGCTGTCCTGTTACCGTGGACTGGGTAAGTCTCGTCTGTGCatgtataaaattataatataatatacatacactaccagtcaaaagtttagacacactcattctttattttttctccacatctccacagaataataataaagtaatcaaaactctggagtaacacgtGGAACGATGGGAATTATGTTCTGATAAAAAATCGAAAATggatcaaaataatttaatattttagcttCTTCAAACTAGACCCCCTTTTAGGCTAGAAtgttttctcgaccgatttcttgaggaatttccctgagatgccttttaaacattattaaaggagttcacacctatgctggactcttatcgactgcttttcggaatatttcactctgagtcgtccgtttaaaaaaataaataaataaaaaaaatatttttttgtaaataaaatgttagttttctaatgaaagaaatgaatgtttttgtctacaaccccgatttcaaacatttaatcaaacaccttcagatcaaaaagtttttaagatcatgagagacatttcagtcgagtgtctccaaacttttgactgtgtgtgtgagtgtgtctttTGTTAGATACATGTAAGTGCAAAGGTTTGGTTAGCTAAATATATTAATGATGAAGCTATAATATCAGAATAATATTTCTACATAATTTTTCTAAATCTCTTTCACTTTTTGGTTTCCCTGCTCTGTTATTAGGATAACTTGATGGTATATAAACTTTGAGTTATGCCACATTAATGTTACAGGAAGAACATTTCAAAAAGAGCTAAAATGTTGCTGTACTATGACCTAATCAAGTCCTGTCTCTTTTAGGACTGCTGGCGATGGTGCCATCTAACCCTAACGGGAATGGGGAAAACTCCACAAACATGATGGGAATTCCCACTTCGGATGCCACCCAGGACACTCCTGCATCCTCCGGTATATTTTTATGGCCTGATGCCTACTTGCAAATCTTTTGcttaacacattatttaaaagcacAGGGAATCTAAAGCTGTGATTACTTTTTAATCTTAATCTTGTACATGCAAATAGTACTGCCTTTCTTCTCACTTCAACAGAATGTCCTTCCTTTCAGTGTAAATCAAGTGATCTCAGTATTGCCTTCACTAGTCATAAAGCTGCTGTTGCATGTCACCAGCCTTCCCAACTTTCCCATGGTGTAACACTtattgttacaaagcgctgacaatggagacttcttccataaatattaaataaacttctccttacaTAATAAAGCTCCACCATATCAATGATAACTGTTTATTAGTAGTCTTGCACTATGTGGGGTGTCCACCATATACTGAGCTGGTGCAATACAAACTAacttattagaatgagtgcattgaTATCAGCAAATTCAGCTGTTTTTTGAATAGTGTTTAATTGTATTTCATTCAAACTTTGCTTGATGTTTaatgattacattaaaaaaaaaaaaacaagagtaTGGTATCATACAAATATTACCATTGGGGCATTACAGGTATGACGTCTTTGTGATTGTCAGCGTATTTCAGTTGAAAAAGGAAGAATTTGCATAACAGTATGAACTGActcatctgttttttgttacGTGCAATATAACCcataattcatatttatttagttataacTAAAAGAATAAAGAACTTAAGTCCATATGAACATGTAGCTTGGTTCTCTGACTAGTCTTGGCTTTACTTTAGGATACCAGATGCCTGCTAACTCTAAGGGGGAGTGGCCCAGTGGCATGATGGTGTATTCTCAAGGAGACACACAGCCCGGCTGCAACACACaacaaggtacacacacattcatattcacacacactcaccaactACTTTATTAGGAGCACCTGTACACCTGTTTGTTGATGGAATTATCCATTAAGCCGGTCTTAGGGCAGTCGTGGCTCACTGGTTAAGACCTAGAACGTCTGATCAGAAGGtggcgagttcaaatcccagcaccaccaagctgccaatgctgggcccttgaacaaggcccttaaccctcaactgcttagTTGAATAATTGAGAGATGTGCAAGTCGCTCTTGATacgggcgtctgccaaatgccgtaagtGCAGGTCTTGTCGgggcagtgcataaaatcatgtggaTACAGGTCAAACAATTATTTGTTATGGCACCAATTTCCATGCCGTGgccatgtcactgagatcacatttgtTTGTCCCATTCTGAGTgaagaaatggggaaaatgcaGAAATAATGTTAGGAATCAAAACtggacagaaaaagacagagcaatgttgaacctgtgcccactgtagcctcagattccccTTTTTGGTGGAACCCTTaatcttctgttgttgtagttCAGCCGGCAAAAGGTTCACCATATTGTgccttctgagatgcttttctgctcaccacacttgtaaagagtgcttatttgagttaccagaGCCTTTCTGGCTGATCAAACCATGTCCAATTTCTTCcgtcctctctcatcaataagatggtaaatggtctgcacttatatacaacccctggcaaaaattatggaatcactacacttggaggatgttcacctggctttttttttttattttttattttttatttatttaatttttttatataaacacatcgtagcaaataaacaatgacacaaaactatttttgtttaatagttgaacattctggctttgtgaaacatacctaaaacaagttacatttaattattttaattaatgccCCCCCCATCAATTGGAGGAAAAAAATTTATGAAATCATTCAATGTTGAgcaaaaaattatggaatcaccttgtaatttgcatttctaaaacaaataccagcacaaatctaaaaatgtaaattagtTTGTAGTTaaagagtgcttacagaccttaaccttAGACTTTTTGAAAGAAAACATGGCCAAACAAAGGAAAGGATTAAAAAACTCCTTCTAGAAGGAAATCCAGCATGAAGTGTGGTaaaagatgttggttgttcCCAGTTGGCTGTGTCTAAAATGCAGTgtaagtataaacaaaatgggaaggttataaaagtaAAACATACGGGTAGACCAAGGAAGACTTCAAAACGTCAGGATGGAAAACTCGAAGCAATATGTCTTGCAAATAGAAAATgtgcaacaaaacaaacagatggGTGGAAACAAGagtcaatgtttgtgacagaactgtaagaaatctgctgaatgaaatgggatttacgtatagaaaagccaaacgaaaaccagcactaacacctaaacagaagaaaacagggttacagtgggctaaagagaagcagtcatggagtgtggatgattggatgaaagtgatattcagtgatgaatcatgaatctgcattggccaaggagaCGATGCTGGAAGTTTTGTCTGGCGCTGTTCTAATGAAACACATAAAGATGACTGTCTGAAGAAAATCAATTTTCCCCACTCATTAATGATATGgggttgcatgtcaggtaaaaggaccaggggagacctccacagtcaatgcacaggtgtacactGAAATTCTGGGCACTTTTCTAATTCCATTGATAGAAAATGGGTTTggtgatgaagtcatttttcaggatgataatgcatctcGCCACAGAGCAAAgtgtgttaaagcttttcttcaggaaaggcagatcAGCTCAATGACACGGCCAGCAAACAGTCTGGATCCCTATCTGATTGAAAATTTATattggaaatttaaaaaattggtccATGATAAGGCTCCAGCCTGCAAAACTGATCTGTCAACCATTATTCGAGAAAGTTTaaaccagcttgatggagaatgttgttttttattagtgAAGTCCACGCCTCAAAGAATTCAGACCGTCATAAAAGCCCAAGGAGGAGCATCAAAGCACtaattgtgaatttttttgttttgttttttttttttcatccctcTACTTGATCTTGaataaaatatgccattaattaaaatcatttaatttaacttgtttaaggtatgtttcacaaagccagaatgttctattaaacaaaaattatattgtcatatctgtgaccttttgtttatttgctgcgAAGTATAAAAGCCGGGTTAGCATACACGGTTTACACCGTCTCTCATTCAccaattctcacacacactcaaggcTCTAACCTGCCATTTGGAGCAAtgtgaggttcagtgtcttgcccacaagttgagtcatgtgggccggggatTGAACCGCtaaccctgcgattagtggacaacccgctctaccacctgagccacagccgcccaaggCAGAACCGCCCACGGAACCGCCCACGGAACCGCCCACAGAACTCACTGGATGTGTTTTTTGTaccactctgtgtaaactctagtgGCTGTTGTGCATTTAAATCCtgaatcagcagtttctgaaatactcaacccagctcatctggcaccaacaaccctGTCCCTGAGAtcacattctggtgtttgatgtgaacattacctgaagcttttgacctgtatctgcacgcTTTGATGCGTTGTGCTGCTGTGACATGATTGGCCGACTGGATAAGTGTCTATTAGAAGCACCTGCTATATGTACGCCTGCTCATTCAAAGTCAGTGAGGGTAAACCCACTGCAAACATGACTAAGATGTCAGTAAGTTATGGACAATATTGCTGGGAGTCCCTGGCGTGCCGCAGTCCTTTTGGACACTCAGTCTGTGTGGAAGTTGGGAGCTCACCAAATTGTGCAGCATGCCTGTAACTCATGATGCTTAATGTCTGTAGGCTATTCAGGAAGCAGTAGTGGGATGGTGTGTTACAGACAGGAAGCTCAGCAGATTCCTGGCCCTGTGTTACAGCAAGGTAATGACTTCTAGCGAGTAAATTTAGTTTAGCTATttgcttgtgtgttttttttttttttgtttttttttgtattgaaatAAAGGGATATTTGTAGCCTTTTCAGATCATGTATATAAAAGCTGTAGCTGTTAAGCCTGGATCTCTTATTTTCTGAGAAGAACTTGGGTATAGATCATGTCCAAAATGCCTTTGTCCCCTTCCCAGGGCGGGGACATCACTCCAGCACTGTACAGACCTCTGGGAAACGTCACAGCGAGAACTCTGGCCATACCACAGTCTCAAAATTCCAGAGACAGCACAGTCCTTAAacaggtttgttttatttatttatacttacTGTATGCTACTATTTAGTTTTGATTTACAGACTGCAGGACATGGGGTAGCTTTCATCATCAAGCATTAAAATAGGTTCGGGTTAATCATGGATCAGaggttcattttaatttaacttgTGTTGCACTGTTTGATTGTAAATATGGCTTAACAAGTCGCCAGTCTAACAAAGTAAACCTTGTTACCCTCAAGATAATTATCAGTGCTTTTTTCCTACATTGTATCATTAAACAAATTAAGAC
Coding sequences within:
- the cry1a gene encoding cryptochrome circadian regulator 1a, which produces MVVNTIHWFRKGLRLHDNPSLKESIRGADTVRCVYILDPWFAGSSNVGISRWRFLLQCLEDLDASLRKLNSRLFVIRGQPTDVFPRLFKEWNISRLSYEYDSEPFGKERDAAIKKLASEAGVEVTVRISHTLYDLDKIIELNGGQSPLTYKRFQTLISRMDAVETPAEAITAEVMGSCTTPLSDDHDEKFGVPSLEELGFDTEGLSSAVWPGGETEALTRLERHLERKAWVANFERPRMNANSLLASPTGLSPYLRFGCLSCRLFYFKLTDLYRKVKKNSSPPLSLYGQLLWREFFYTAATNNPRFDKMEGNPICVQIPWDRNPEALAKWAEGRTGFPWIDAIMTQLRQEGWIHHLARHAVACFLTRGDLWVSWEEGMKVFEELLLDADWSVNAGSWMWLSCSSFFQQFFHCYCPVGFGRRTDPNGDYIRRYLPVLRGFPAKYIYDPWNAPEHVQKSAKCVIGVHYPKPMVHHAEASRLNIERMKQIYQQLSCYRGLGLLAMVPSNPNGNGENSTNMMGIPTSDATQDTPASSGYQMPANSKGEWPSGMMVYSQGDTQPGCNTQQGYSGSSSGMVCYRQEAQQIPGPVLQQGRGHHSSTVQTSGKRHSENSGHTTVSKFQRQHSP